One genomic segment of Echeneis naucrates chromosome 18, fEcheNa1.1, whole genome shotgun sequence includes these proteins:
- the LOC115058600 gene encoding retinal guanylyl cyclase 2-like — translation MPLHKWLLWVCLWLLCIAKVWMATFKLALMGPWSCDPMFSKAMPTAAANLALSRLRRDNGLSKGYWYDVKLLDEDCSASKALTELGEMQSYGHAYIGPFNPALCHAASLLAQHWETGLASPGCLDTDWPNLPPLTPPSTVLFAVLRFFQWAHVGVISAPSDLWESTGHEVASALQAMGLPIGPVVTMETKNNGRAQEALRAIKEVNKVKVIIMCMSSLLIGGEHQRELLLAALDMGMVSDGYVFIPYDALLYAMPYQDTVFPQLTNSTRLRHAYSSVLTITMASDQSFYNAFRHGQITREIRSAVSATEVSPIFGTIFNMVYFVAKAVEERRQAGEGKWVMGDQLVQSDGGFDFQGFNQVLYGGKRGRGLQARYIILNSNGDQLVPTHSLAPTHIDGTVGGLRPLSRSFIFPGGKPPPASFCWFSPDEVCSGGVDSGTVLFVFLLLCTLIGTFSCWFRSYSKAANITKLILTLDDIVFIDTQISRKKLNDESIIRSLLEIKSPFRPIARSYVLTTPESSNIGILEGDWVWLKKISVGKMTAANKSTQSLFSQLRDMRHENLNLYLGLFLDSGIFALVVEHCPRGSLADLLADSNIRLDWMFKSSLLMDLIKGMKYLHLRGLSHGRLKSTNCLVDGRFVLKVTDYGLPMILHSQGLSLPEDPEELLWTAPELLKTPVHGGSFAGDVFSFSIIIQEVISRMLPYAMMDMPAHEIVERLKQPLPLCRPVVSVDEAPAECLSLMNECWNEDPNKRPSFDDIFKQFRCINRGKRANIIDSMLRMLEQYSSNLEDLIRERTDELEVERNKTEKLVGQLLPKSVAQALKKGKPVQPEHYSDCTLYFSDIVGFTTISALSEPIEVVNLLNDLYTMFDAIIASHDVYKVETIGDAYMVASGVPNRNGNRHAAEVSNMSLDILHSIGAFKIKHMPEIKVKIRIGLHSGPVVAGVVGLTMPRYCLFGDTVTIASHMEASGLPYRIHISLSTVKVLTSLKLGYHIDTRKAKVKGSEDTYWLIGRDGFIKPLPVPPDLTGGASNHGISLDEIPFERRQKFLDRQKMMKK, via the exons ATGCCCCTTCATAAGTGGTTGCTAtgggtgtgtctgtggttgCTATGCATTGCAAAAGTTTGGATGGCAACCTTTAAGCTGGCTCTCATGGGTCCGTGGTCATGTGACCCCATGTTCTCCAAGGCAATGCCGACAGCTGCAGCCAACCTGGCATTGTCACGGTTACGGCGGGACAATGGTTTGAGCAAAGGATACTGGTACGATGTGAAACTGCTGGACGAGGATTGCTCCGCCTCCAAAG CTCTGACAGAACTTGGAGAAATGCAAAGTTACGGCCACGCCTACATTGGACCCTTTAACCCCGCCCTCTGTCATGCCGCGTCTTTATTGGCTCAGCATTGGGAGACGGGGCTTGCCTCTCCAGGCTGTCTGGACACCGATTGGCCTAACCTgccacccctcactcctcccAGCACAGTCTTATTCGCAGTGCTCAGGTTCTTCCAATGGGCGCATGTTGGCGTCATCTCAG ctccatctGACCTTTGGGAGAGCACTGGTCATGAAGTTGCTTCAGCGCTCCAGGCTATGGGCCTACCTATTGGTCCAGtggtcaccatggaaacaaagAACAATGGCAGAGCACAGGAGGCACTGAGAGCGATCAAGGAAGTCAACAAGGTGAAAG tcATAATCATGTGTATGagctctcttctgattggtggaGAGCATCAGCGTGAACTCCTATTGGCTGCTCTGGACATGGGGATGGTTTCTGATGGTTACGTGTTTATACCGTATGACGCCCTGCTCTATGCTATGCCATATCAG GACACCGTGTTCCCTCAGCTGACCAACAGCACTCGGCTTCGTCATGCCTACAGCTCTGTGCTGACCATTACCATGGCGTCCGACCAGAGTTTCTACAACGCTTTTCGTCATGGTCAAATCACACGAGAGATCCGGTCTGCTGTCTCTGCAACAGAG GTGTCTCCAATCTTTGGGACAATATTTAACATGGTGTACTTTGTTGCGAAGGCAGTGGAGGAACGCCGTCAAGCAGGGGAAGGGAAGTGGGTGATGGGTGACCAGCTGGTTCAATCAGATGGAGGCTTTGATTTCCAGGGCTTCAATCAG GTGTTGTATGGAGGTAAAAGGGGGCGTGGCCTGCAGGCCAGGTACATCATTTTAAACAGCAATGGTGACCAGCTTGTGCCGACACACTCGCTCGCTCCGACGCACATCGATGGGACAGTAGGTGGTCTGAGACCACTGAGCCGCTCTTTCATCTTTCCTGGAGGAAAACCCCCCCCAGCTAGTTTCTGTTGGTTCAGTCCGGACGAAGTCTGCAGCGGGG GGGTCGACTCGGGGACAgtcctctttgtctttctgttgctCTGCACTCTGATTGGAACATTTTCCTGCTGGTTCAG GAGTTACAGCAAAGCAGCAAACATCACCAAACTGATCCTGACTCTAGACGACATCGTGTTCATCGACACTCAAATCAGCAGAAAG AAACTGAACGATGAGTCAATCATAAGAAGTCTTCTTGAAATTAAATCGCCGTTCCGCCCAATCGCTCGAAGTTACGTCTTGACAACACCTGAAAGCTCCAACATAGGAATACTGGAG GGTGACTGGGTCTGGCTGAAGAAGATTTCTGTTGGGAAGATGACAGCTGCTAATAAAAGCACCCAGAGTTTGTTCAGTCAG TTGCGGGACATGCGCCATGAGAACCTGAACCTGTACCTCGGCCTGTTTCTGGACTCTGGGATATTTGCCCTGGTGGTGGAACACTGTCCCCGGGGAAGTCTGGCTGACTTGTTGGCTGACAGCAACATCAGGCTGGACTGGATGTTCAAATCATCTCTGCTCATGGACCTGATCAAG ggaaTGAAGTACCTTCATCTCCGAGGTCTGAGTCACGGTCGGCTCAAGTCCACAAACTGTTTAGTGGATGGACGCTTTGTTCTGAAGGTCACTGACTATGGCCTTCCAATGATCCTTCACTCTCAGGGGCTCAGCCTTCCTGAGGACCCTGAAG AGCTCCTGTGGACAGCTCCAGAGCTCTTGAAGACTCCAGTCCACGGAGGTTCATTTGCAGGAGACGTCTTCAGTTTCTCCATCATCATACAGGAAGTGATCTCACGAATGCTGCCGTACGCCATGATGGACATGCCTGCCCACG agatagTGGAGCGTCTGAAGCAGCCCCTTCCTCTCTGCAGACCTGTGGTGTCGGTGGACGAAGCCCCGGCTGAGTGTCTCAGCCTGATGAACGAATGTTGGAATGAAGATCCAAACAAGAGGCCGAGCTTTGAcgacattttcaaacag tTTCGCTGTATTAACAGAGGGAAGAGGGCGAACATCATTGACTCCATGCTGCGAATGTTGGAGCAGTACAGTTCAAATCTGGAAGATTTGATACGAGAACGGACAGACGAACTAGAAGTTGAGAGGAACAAAACGGAGAAATTAGTCGGACAGCTCCTGCCAAA GTCAGTGGCTCAGGCTCTGAAAAAGGGGAAGCCCGTTCAGCCGGAACATTACTCAGACTGTACGCTGTACTTCAGCGACATTGTTGGATTCACCACCATCTCTGCGCTGAGTGAACCCATAGAG GTAGTGAACCTCCTCAATGACCTCTACACCATGTTTGATGCCATAATTGCTTCTCATGATGTCTACAAG gTGGAAACAATCGGAGATGCCTACATGGTGGCTTCAGGGGTCCCCAACAGAAACGGAAATCGACATGCAGCAGAAGTGTCCAACATGTCTCTGGATATTCTTCACTCCATCGGAGCCTTTAAGATCAAACACATGCCTGAAATCAAAGTCAAGATCCGCATTGGATTGCACTCGG gtCCGGTGGTAGCAGGTGTGGTGGGCCTGACGATGCCCAGATATTGTCTGTTTGGAGACACGGTGACAATAGCCTCACACATGGAAGCCAGCGGACTGC CCTACAGGATCCACATCAGTCTGAGCACAGTAAAGGTCCTGACCAGTCTCAAACTGGGCTACCACATTGACACCAGGAAGGCGAAG GTGAAGGGCTCAGAGGACACGTACTGGCTGATCGGACGAGACGGTTTCATCAaacctcttcctgttcctccgGACCTCACTGGAGG GGCCAGTAACCACGGGATCAGTCTTGATGAGATTCCATTTGAAAGGCGTCAAAAGTTTCTAGATCGCcaaaagatgatgaagaaatga
- the eif4e2rs1 gene encoding eukaryotic translation initiation factor 4E family member 2 related sequence 1 encodes MSQLERPRDEESQESSECHHDNTDGTNNNNNNNRHKTVCPGVGEHPLQYNYTFWYSRRTPSRPASSQSYEQNIRQIGTVASVEQFWRFYSHLVRPGDLSGHSDFHLFKEGIKPMWEDESNRSGGKWIIRLRKGLASRFWENIILAMLGEQFMVGEEICGAVVSIRFQEDILSIWNRTSNDQMTTSRIRDTLRRVLNLPANTIMEYKTHNDSLRDNSSFRNTKISL; translated from the exons ATGAGCCAGCTGGAGCG tccaAGAGACGAGGAGAGCCAGGAATCGTCAGagtgtcaccatgacaacactGATGGaaccaacaataacaacaataacaaccgACACAag ACAGTGTGTCCAGGTGTAGGTGAACACCCTCTACAGTATAACTACACCTTCTGGTACAGCAGAAGAACTCCAAGTCGTCCTGCCAGCTCTCAGAGTTATGAGCAAAATATCAGACAGATTGGCACCGTGGCCtcg GTGGAGCAGTTCTGGAGGTTTTACAGTCACCTGGTGCGTCCAGGTGATCTCAGTGGGCACAGTGACTTCCACCTGTTCAAGGAGGGGATCAAACCCATGTGGGAG GATGAGTCGAACCGCAGTGGAGGGAAGTGGATCATCCGTCTCCGTAAAGGTCTGGCCAGTCGATTCTGGGAGAACATCATCCTGGCAATGCTGGGAGAGCAGTTCATGGTTGGAGAGGAGATTTGTGGAGCCGTGGTCTCAATTCGATTCCAG gaggACATCTTGTCTATCTGGAATAGAACATCCAACGATCAGATGACGACATCAAGGATCAGAGACACTCTGAGACGAGTCCTGAACCTGCCAGCCAACACCATCATGGAGTACAAGACCCACAATGACAGCCTCAG ggaCAACTCCAgcttcagaaacacaaagatttCTCTTTGA
- the LOC115059092 gene encoding LOW QUALITY PROTEIN: TSC22 domain family protein 4 (The sequence of the model RefSeq protein was modified relative to this genomic sequence to represent the inferred CDS: inserted 5 bases in 3 codons; deleted 1 base in 1 codon) encodes MFVLCFVCVRMSGGKKRSGFXTSITPDLTQTPAGQSATSVVLSVVQSEPSSLCGPSCSSQPTSPSLKKKYXGAGSSGRTQPYHYGRWTCRDVMQRPERGEFRRVMDTMRRTDYRLQSLEMIGRDRVYSGNSTHLLSQSISGRKXAGLVLCSGPPSPTFQEPINIRLLDQKQPIGMPGLNCIPPPPSPRPQNIPPPLRLDVDAVNSKTNLIKNKNDCAVKQHRLFVV; translated from the exons atgtttgtgttatgttttgtgtgtgtgaggatgagTGGCGGTAAAAAGAGGAGTGGCTT CACCAGCATTACACCAGATTTAACCCAAACACCAGCTGGCCAATCAGCTACCAGCGTGGTTCTGTCTGTTGTCCAATCAGAGCCGTCCTCCCTTTGTGGTCCTTCCTGCTCCTCCCAGCCAACCAGTCCCTCTCTGAAGAAGAAATA TGGGGCTGGCAGCAGTGGGCGGACCCAACCGTATCATTATGGCCGCTGGACATGCAGGGACGTCATGCAGCGTCCGGAAAGAGGGGAGTTCAGGCGGGTGATGGACACTATGAGACGGACAGACTAT AGACTGCAATCCTTGGAAATGATTGGACGGGACAGAGTCTATTCTGGAAACTCCACCCATCTTCTCAGTCAATCAATCAGTGGAAGAA GGGCGGGGCTTGTGCTTTGTAGCGGCCCACCCTCGCCCACATTCCAAGAGCCAATAAATATCCGGCTCCTGGACCAAAAGCAGCCAATAGGAATGCCAGGTTTAAACTGCATCCCTCCACCACCTTCGCCACGCCCACAAAATATCCCTCCTCCTCTACGATTGGACGTTGATGCAGTTAACAGTAAAactaatttaataaaaaataaaaatgattgcGCTGTCAAACAACACAGATTGTTTGTAGTTTGA
- the mogat3a gene encoding 2-acylglycerol O-acyltransferase 2-A isoform X1: MKIEFAPLNIPLRRRLQTVAVLQWIFSFLGLAQCCLAAFVLLALSDWWMVALLYASWLWLDWDTPTSGGRRSHWVRSWSVWNYFRDYFPLKLIKTVDLHPERNYIFGFHPHGVLVAGGFGNFCTEATGFSRLFPGLKPHLLMLPFWFRVPIFRDYIMCGGTLVCPPVRPPVCLPVCPPVCPLLSISPICLSGLVSSCKSSLSYLVSHPKGGNVAVIAVGGAPEALDARPGALTLQMRNRKGFIKLALKHGAQLVPVFSFGENELFDQMANPVGSSLRNLQNQLQSIMGVAFPLFHARGVFQYNFGLMPYRKSIHTVVGRPILVAQTPSPSREDIESLHEVYLQSLSDLFEQHKHTYGYSEDQHLTFI, from the exons ATGAAGATCGAGTTCGCCCCGCTGAACATCCCGCTGCGGAGGAGGCTGCAGACGGTGGCTGTTCTCCAGTGGATCTTCTCCTTCCTGGGCCTGG ctcAGTGCTGTCTGGCTGCCTTTGTCCTCCTGGCGCTCTCTGATTGGTGGATGGTTGCCCTGCTGTATGCCAGTTGGCTGTGGTTGGACTGGGACACGCCTACCAGCGGGGGTCGGAGGTCACATTGGGTCAGAAGCTGGAGTGTTTGGAACTACTTCAGGGACTACTTCCCCTTAAAG ctgaTTAAAACTGTTGATCTGCATCCAGAAAGAAACTACATCTTTGGATTTCATCCACATG gggTTCTGGTTGCGGGGGGTTTTGGGAACTTCTGTACGGAGGCGACAGGTTTCTCCCGTCTGTTTCCTGGACTGAAGCCTCATCTGCTGATGCTGCCGTTCTGGTTCAGAGTCCCGATATTTAGGGACTACATCATGTGTGGAGGTACGCttgtctgtcctcctgtccgtccacctgtctgtctacctgtctgtccacctgtctgtccacttctctccatctcacctatctgtctctcaggtctggtGTCCAGCTGTAAGTCCAGTCTGTCTTACCTCGTCAGCCATCCAAAAGGCGGGAATGTTGCTGTCATCGCAGTGGGTGGAGCTCCAGAGGCTCTAGATGCTCGGCCGGGGGCTTTAACGCTGCAG atgCGAAACAGGAAGGGTTTCATCAAACTGGCTCTCAAACATGG AGCTCAGCTGGTTCCTGTTTTTTCCTTCGGAGAGAACGAGCTGTTTGATCAGATGGCGAATCCAGTCGGCTCTTCTCTGAGGAACCTGCAG AATCAGCTGCAGAGCATCATGGGAGTAGCATTTCCACTATTTCATGCAAGAGGAGTTTTCCAGTACAACTTCGGGCTGATGCCCTACAGGAAGTCCATCCACACTGTTG tggGAAGGCCTATCTTGGTCGCCCAGACTCCCAGTCCCAGCAGGGAAGACATCGAGAGTCTTCATGAAGTTTACCTGCAGAGTCTGTCAGACCTGTTcgagcagcacaaacacacttatgGCTACAGCGAAGACCAGCACCTGACCTTCATCTGA
- the mogat3a gene encoding 2-acylglycerol O-acyltransferase 2-A isoform X2, which translates to MKIEFAPLNIPLRRRLQTVAVLQWIFSFLGLAQCCLAAFVLLALSDWWMVALLYASWLWLDWDTPTSGGRRSHWVRSWSVWNYFRDYFPLKLIKTVDLHPERNYIFGFHPHGVLVAGGFGNFCTEATGFSRLFPGLKPHLLMLPFWFRVPIFRDYIMCGGLVSSCKSSLSYLVSHPKGGNVAVIAVGGAPEALDARPGALTLQMRNRKGFIKLALKHGAQLVPVFSFGENELFDQMANPVGSSLRNLQNQLQSIMGVAFPLFHARGVFQYNFGLMPYRKSIHTVVGRPILVAQTPSPSREDIESLHEVYLQSLSDLFEQHKHTYGYSEDQHLTFI; encoded by the exons ATGAAGATCGAGTTCGCCCCGCTGAACATCCCGCTGCGGAGGAGGCTGCAGACGGTGGCTGTTCTCCAGTGGATCTTCTCCTTCCTGGGCCTGG ctcAGTGCTGTCTGGCTGCCTTTGTCCTCCTGGCGCTCTCTGATTGGTGGATGGTTGCCCTGCTGTATGCCAGTTGGCTGTGGTTGGACTGGGACACGCCTACCAGCGGGGGTCGGAGGTCACATTGGGTCAGAAGCTGGAGTGTTTGGAACTACTTCAGGGACTACTTCCCCTTAAAG ctgaTTAAAACTGTTGATCTGCATCCAGAAAGAAACTACATCTTTGGATTTCATCCACATG gggTTCTGGTTGCGGGGGGTTTTGGGAACTTCTGTACGGAGGCGACAGGTTTCTCCCGTCTGTTTCCTGGACTGAAGCCTCATCTGCTGATGCTGCCGTTCTGGTTCAGAGTCCCGATATTTAGGGACTACATCATGTGTGGAG gtctggtGTCCAGCTGTAAGTCCAGTCTGTCTTACCTCGTCAGCCATCCAAAAGGCGGGAATGTTGCTGTCATCGCAGTGGGTGGAGCTCCAGAGGCTCTAGATGCTCGGCCGGGGGCTTTAACGCTGCAG atgCGAAACAGGAAGGGTTTCATCAAACTGGCTCTCAAACATGG AGCTCAGCTGGTTCCTGTTTTTTCCTTCGGAGAGAACGAGCTGTTTGATCAGATGGCGAATCCAGTCGGCTCTTCTCTGAGGAACCTGCAG AATCAGCTGCAGAGCATCATGGGAGTAGCATTTCCACTATTTCATGCAAGAGGAGTTTTCCAGTACAACTTCGGGCTGATGCCCTACAGGAAGTCCATCCACACTGTTG tggGAAGGCCTATCTTGGTCGCCCAGACTCCCAGTCCCAGCAGGGAAGACATCGAGAGTCTTCATGAAGTTTACCTGCAGAGTCTGTCAGACCTGTTcgagcagcacaaacacacttatgGCTACAGCGAAGACCAGCACCTGACCTTCATCTGA